The Cucumis melo cultivar AY chromosome 6, USDA_Cmelo_AY_1.0, whole genome shotgun sequence genome includes a region encoding these proteins:
- the LOC103491021 gene encoding uncharacterized protein LOC103491021, whose amino-acid sequence MGLKWILNSAFTQVLGLTEKLQQNQKEAGGEGIKNVEQVKEGRDCFYGGGLNFESGFQMPLHYPRYTKRDYEEMEEGKLDLLLKQYGLCFDGTLEEKRAFAIGTFLWPDQL is encoded by the coding sequence ATGGGGTTGAAGTGGATTCTCAATTCTGCCTTTACTCAAGTTCTGGGTCTCACCGAGAAGCTACAACAGAATCAGAAGGAGGCAGGAGGAGAAGGAATCAAGAACGTGGAACAAGTGAAGGAGGGGCGAGATTGTTTTTATGGTGGAGGATTGAATTTTGAAAGTGGGTTTCAAATGCCGCTTCATTATCCTAGGTACACGAAGAGGGATTATGAGGAAATGGAGGAAGGTAAGTTGGATTTGCTTCTGAAACAATATGGACTCTGTTTTGATGGTACTCTTGAGGAGAAAAGGGCATTTGCTATTGGGACGTTCTTATGGCCTGACCAACTTTGA
- the LOC103491020 gene encoding heavy metal-associated isoprenylated plant protein 34 isoform X2 produces MNSMDYSVAEMSCVLNASVQCEACKAKIQEILQNIYGIYTITMDSDDGSVRICGRVNPRTFLKVIEKSGKHAEVRSIRFDGEAGDRRYYPSFGEDTTNHSSYSNPYHSYNEQSHWFDRSYPNLQRPQPYPWQLMLPQPQPQPVPWPMIWPGWPHPDNQYLDGNQDNNQRCCTVM; encoded by the exons ATGAACTCAATGGATTACTCTGTCGCAGAAATG AGTTGTGTTCTTAATGCAAGTGTTCAATGTGAAGCATGCAAAGCAAAAATCCAAGAAATTCTACAAAACATCTATG gtaTTTACACAATCACAATGGATTCAGATGATGGATCAGTCAGAATCTGTGGAAGAGTGAATCCAAGAACATTCTTGAAAGTAATTGAAAAATCAGGCAAACATGCAGAGGTGAGAAGTATAAGATTTGATGGTGAAGCTGGAGATAGAAGATATTACCCTTCTTTTGGAGAAGATACTACCAATCATTCTTCATACTCAAACCCTTATCATAGCTATAATGAACAATCTCATTGGTTTGACAGATCTTACCCCAACCTACAGCGGCCGCAGCCATATCCTTGGCAATTAATGCTACCACAGCCGCAGCCCCAACCTGTGCCATGGCCAATGATATGGCCGGGATGGCCGCATCCTGATAATCAATACCTTGACGGAAACCAAGATAACAATCAGAGATGTTGTACGGTTATGTAA
- the LOC103491020 gene encoding uncharacterized protein LOC103491020 isoform X1 gives MNSMDYSVAEMSCVLNASVQCEACKAKIQEILQNIYGFSLSLSPPYLFLLFPSVSYFLLFFLLGIYTITMDSDDGSVRICGRVNPRTFLKVIEKSGKHAEVRSIRFDGEAGDRRYYPSFGEDTTNHSSYSNPYHSYNEQSHWFDRSYPNLQRPQPYPWQLMLPQPQPQPVPWPMIWPGWPHPDNQYLDGNQDNNQRCCTVM, from the exons ATGAACTCAATGGATTACTCTGTCGCAGAAATG AGTTGTGTTCTTAATGCAAGTGTTCAATGTGAAGCATGCAAAGCAAAAATCCAAGAAATTCTACAAAACATCTATGGTTTCTCTCTTTCACTCTCCCCTCCTTATCTATTTCTCCTCTTTCCCTCTGTTTCTTAtttcttgttgttttttttattaggtaTTTACACAATCACAATGGATTCAGATGATGGATCAGTCAGAATCTGTGGAAGAGTGAATCCAAGAACATTCTTGAAAGTAATTGAAAAATCAGGCAAACATGCAGAGGTGAGAAGTATAAGATTTGATGGTGAAGCTGGAGATAGAAGATATTACCCTTCTTTTGGAGAAGATACTACCAATCATTCTTCATACTCAAACCCTTATCATAGCTATAATGAACAATCTCATTGGTTTGACAGATCTTACCCCAACCTACAGCGGCCGCAGCCATATCCTTGGCAATTAATGCTACCACAGCCGCAGCCCCAACCTGTGCCATGGCCAATGATATGGCCGGGATGGCCGCATCCTGATAATCAATACCTTGACGGAAACCAAGATAACAATCAGAGATGTTGTACGGTTATGTAA